The DNA segment ATAAAGAGCCTCACTTTTGATGGAATAACATCAAACATGTCGATGTATTTCATTTTAGGAGCCAACTTATACTGGCCGAACATTAGACCTTATTTCCTCCATCCAATTACTAACCACAGAGCCTGGATGCATGCCAAATGATCATGTTATGTCATAACACACTTGGAGACTGCGGATTTTATTATAATGGATGTGGAAAAGAAATCAGTTGGAAATATTTCACTGAATTAGTGAATATTTAAAATGAATCTGGGCTTCAAGCAGCTACAAAAATTCGTAGCAGGCATTTGAATTACCATAAGGAGAAGACGCCAGTGAAACTAGCAGTGGAAATGTTCAGTGCTAGCGTGTCAGATGCTCTGGAATACTGTTATCAGGGTTTGAATATTGCACAATTTGATGGAAGCGGACCACTTGTTGAATAGTGTCGAAAGATGAATACTATTTTTGACCTGCTGAATAGTAGAAACTTTCTGAGCAAGGTCATATCCAAAAAACCTCTGTGTACAAAAAATGAGAAATTCATAAATGAGACAAGAAATTTAATTGTAAAATCCCAGAGGAGGACAGGATTTGTTGGACTTATAATTTGCCTAACTAGTGTACGCAATATATTCAATGAATTGGTTTTTATGTTGAGTCAGGACCACCTGGAAATGTTCTTTTCCATCATGAGATCTAGGGGTGGCGTCAACAATATCCTACAGCTTTGCAATTCGAAGGTGCATATAAAATGATTTTGATACACAGTGAACTCCAGTCATCAGATGCGGCAAATTGCTTGGCACAAGATAGCACAAGCATATCGAATGTTTCATCCCCTAGTGTGATGAATAGGAATTTGTTGGATTCTCTGAATTGCCACAGACACACCTGAAATTGAGGATTTGGATTGCATGATGACTTTCcaggaaatttcaaattcaatgtATTATTatagaataaaatgaaattgctTCTGGTTCATTATTTGAATTTGGGTTTCGAGTATCTATTTCGATTATGTTTGATCTCGCGACTTATCGACTAATCCGTTTATTCgtggagcaccctgtatttattTGAATATCTATAACAAGTTCGATAAATATACTCCATtgcctctctctactcctataattcttttaatcgaatctttcccactaaactcgataaaaagaacaatatttttcgaacttggtaatATTTACAAGAATTGAAACAAAAGAAAGATCTATGGTTGATAAGGCGTGGTTTTCCTTCGAATAGATCGAAACAATAAGACACTTGTCATTTTAGATAGCGTTTTGAAAGAGTGATCAAGTATTTAATGCAGTCTTTCAACTAAGTGCTAAGTTTGTGTAGTGTTAAATGAGTGTTAGTGTCCATCAGAGTTTTTGTGTAGTGTAGTGTGCAGTTTTTGTGTAGTGTTTTGGGTAAGTTAGAGGTCGAAGTGCTGTAAAAGTTATACCATGGATTGTCAAACATGTGAGTGCACATTGTTTGACTTTTTTTCCATTTGCCGCGAGGAAGATAGACTTAATGAGTTTCTGAAGCAGCACGGAGTCCTCGATTTTTCTAGGGAATTCAGATGCCCAAAAAGCAACGAACCTTGCACATTTCTTAGAGAGATGTAGATATGTCTGCAATTCATCTAGTGTTGTTCAATCACGAAGAAGAGTTCGGGTAAAATTGCATTTCACCCAGTCTGCTAAAAAAAATACATTCTTCAGCAATAGCAAAGTTTTGGTCTGAAATATGCAGAATCGTTGCATATTGGTTGTATGAGTTCAAGCAGGAGGATCTTGAATCTGAAATGGCTTGGGACAGTCACACGGTGAGTTTTTGTCGGGAACTTTGTTTCATTATTGTGAGTAAAAATTCAGAACCTTTAGGCGGAGTGGGCAAAACTGTGGAAATTGACGAGGCAAAATTCGTACGACGTAAATATAATAGGAGTAGGGTAATCGACGGCCAGTGGATTTTTGAGGGGATAGAGAGGGAAACTAAAAAAGTTTCCCTGGTACCTGTCGCTAACAGGAGTCAGGATACAGATTATAGAAATAATTAGGCAATGGATCCTACCAGGAAGTACGATTATGTCAAATTGTTTCAAGGCTTACGATTGTTTAAATCAGGAAGGCTTCCAACATCTGACTGTAAATCACAGTTTGAATTTCGTAGATCCGGTCTCGGATGCGGACACTCAAAATGTAGAGAGAATGTGGAGGGATGGGAGGAACGACATTCCAAAATTTAGTCGCCGAGGGGATCATTTCATTTATTATCTGTCGGTTTATAACTTTCATAAAAAGTTCCCTAGAAAGCAAGACAGGTTTCACCAGTTCTTGAAATACATGGGTGAAGTGTATCCCACCACAGTCTCTCCAAATGAAGAGGAAGCGAATAATTGAATACTTCAAAATTTGCGGTTTAGTTTTCGgttttattttctatttcattatTCAAGCTTCTCTCACTCATATTTGTtcgtaacctaacctaaccttttcTTCCTTCTCACAATCATTCCTCTTTTCCATTCTTCTATCCAGGCAAAGGTGGCCCACACCTCCCCGTGGTCTTTGCTAGATGACTTTTTCAGTTGTACTCACCACAATTCGCAGAATTAAGAAGCAGGTTAATGATCTCAGTATTCCTCTTGATGATTCAAAAAGAACACATCAAATGTCTTCTGAATCATCAATAGTATTGGTATTCAGGGTTCTGCTGTTGCTATTGATAAAATTTGGAATATTCTCGCAGCGAATCTCACAATAATAGAAGAATTATAGAAATATCATATTAAAACATCATGTGCAATTGAGAAAGTTATTTATAATTGGCCAAATTATATTACACAGAAGCTGCTTTCATTTCTTTTTCCGCTTTTGCCTGTAACTGTGCTTAATTCATTTGCTTCTGCTACTGAAAAATGAATGACTGTTTTTTTCTTGCAGAAGCTAGAttgaacttttcattttcagatGCATTGTAGTTCTATGGTGCTGCTACCGAATATTCactatattttattttgtacaGGAATGTGTGCCTGAAGCAGAGAAGCaactcctttctgaaaggaacAGCAGGAAAATTTCCACCAGAACTGAGAAGTTTCGCACtgacattgaatttttattcagcCTCTGCTTATAATTACATCAGAAGAACGTTTGGAAAAAGTTGTGTGCCACATCCTCGTACCTTGCTGAAGTAGTGTAGTTCAGTAGATGCATCACCAGGTTATACGTCAGAAGCCATAAGAGCAGTGAAGATCAAGGTGGAGGTTGAAAAAGCGAAAGGGACAGAACTAATCGCAGGATTGGTTATGGATGAAATGTCCATAAAAGAGCATGTTGAATGGACACGTTCAAGACATGTTGGATACATCGATTATGAAACGGGGATCCAAGATAGCGATGGCATTCCTAGGGCTAAAAATGCCTTAGTATTTATGCTTGTAGCTATAAATGCTAAGTAGAATGTTCCCATAGCATATTTTTTAATTGACTCCCTAACTGCAGAGGAGAAGGCAAATTTGGTGACGAGCTGTTTGGTACAGATGAATCTACTGGGATTATCATAAGGAGCCTCACTTTTGATGGAATAACATCAAACATGTCGATGTGTTTCATTTTAGGAGCCAACTTATACTGGCCGAACATTAGACCTTATTTCCTCCATCCAATTACTAACCACAGAGCCTGGATGCATGCCAAATGATCAAGTTATGTCATAACACACTTGGAGACTGGGGATTTTTTTATAATGGATGTGGAAAAGAAATCagttggaaatatttcattgaattagtgaatattcaaaatgaatctgGGCGTCAAGCAGCTAAAAAAATTCGTAGCAGGCATTTGAATTACTATAAGGAGAAGATGCGAGTGAAACCAGCAGTGGAAATGTTCAGTGCTAGCGTGGCAGATGCTCTGGAATACTGTTATCAGGGTTTGAATATTGCACAATTTGATGGATGCGGACCACTTGTTGAATAGTGTCGAAAGATGAATACTATTTTTGACCTGCTGAATAGTAGAAACTTTCTGAGCAAGGTCATATCCAAAAAACCTCTGTGTACAAAAAATGAGAAATTCATCAATGAGACAAGAAATTTAATTGTAAAATCCCAGAGGAAGACAGGATTTGTTGGACTTATAATTTGCCTAACTAGTGTACGCAATATATTCAATGAATTGGTTTTTATGTTGAGTCAGGACCACCTGGAAATGTTCTTTTCCATCATGAGATCTAGGGGTGGCTTCAACAATATCCTACAGCTTTGCAATTCGAAGGTGCATATAAAATGATTTTGATACACAGTGAACTCCAGTCATCAGATGCGGCAAATTGCTTGGCACAAGATAGCACAAGCATATCGAATGTTTCATCCCCTAGTGTGATGAATAGGAATTTGTTGGATTCTCTGAATTGCGACAGACACACCTGAAATTGAGGATTTGGATTGCATGATGACTTTCcaggaaatttcaaattcaatgtATTACacagaataaaatgaaattgctTCTGGTTCATTATTTGAATTTGGGTTTCGAGTATCTATTTCGATTATGTTTGATCTCGCGACTTATCGACTAATCCGTTCATTCgtggagcaccctgtatttattTGAATATCTATAAAAAGTTCGATAAATATACTCCATTGCCcctctctactcctatcgttcttttaatcgaatatttcccactaaactcgataagaagaacaatatttttcgaacttggtaatATTTACAAGAATTGAAACAAAAGAAAGATCTATGGTTGATAAGGCGTGGTTTTCCTTCGAATAGATCGAAACAATAAGACACTTGTCATTTTAGATAGCGTTTTGAAAGAGTGATCAAGTGTTTAATGCAGTCTTTCAACTAAGTGCTAAGTTTGTGTAGTTTTAAGTGAGTGTAAGCGTCCATCAGAGTTTTTGTGTAGTGTAGTGTGCAGTTTTTGTGTAGTGTTTTGGGTAAGTTAGAGGTCAAAGTGCTGTAAAAGTTATCACCATGGATTGTCAAACATGTGAGTGCACATTGTTTGACTTCTTTTCCATTTGCCGCGAGGAAGATAGACTTCATGAGTTTCTGAAGCAGCACGGAGTCCTCAATTTTTCTAGGGAATTCAGATGCCCAAAATGCAACGAACCTTGCACATTCCTTAGAGACAGATGTAGATATGTCTGCAATTCATCTAGTGTTGTTGTACAATCACGAAGAAGAGTTCGGGTGAAATGCAATTTCACCGAGTCTGCTAAAAAAAATACATTCTTCAGCAATAGCAAAGTTTTGGTCTGAAATATGCAGATTCGTTGCATATTGGTTGTATGAGTTCAAGCAGGAGGATCTTGAATCTGAAATGGCTTGGGACAGTCACACGGTAGTAGATTGTGCGAGTTTTTATCGCGAAGTTTGTTTCATTACTGTAAGTGAAAATTCAGAACCTTTAGACGGAGTGGGCAAAATTGTGGAAATTGACGAGGCAAAATTCGGACGACGTAAATATAATAGGGGTAGGGTAATCGACGGCCAGTGAATTTTTGGGGGGATAGAGAGGGAAACTAAAAAAGTTTTCCTGGTACCTGTCGCTAACAGGAGCCAGGATACCCTGTTAGAAATTATTAGGCAATGGATCATACCAAGAAGTACGATTATTTCAGATTGTTGGAAGGCTTACGATGGTTTAAATCAGGAAGGCTTCAACAATATCCTACGGCTTTGCAATTCGAATGTGcatataaaattattttgataAACTCCAGTCATCAGATGCGGCAAATTGCTTGGCACAAGATAGCACAAGCATATCGAATGTTTCATCCCCTAgtgtgaaatataaaaattcgtTGGATTCTCTGAATTGCGACAGACACACCTGAAATTGAGGATTTGGATTGCATGATGACTTTCcaggaaatttcaaattcaatgtATTACaaagaataaaatgaaattgctTGGTTTGAGAAAATTGAGTCTCAATGGTCTGTTCAAAGAACTCATTGAGCACACATTGGAACAACATTCCCTATCTGATCATCTCTtgcaattggtaaaattaattttattaaaTTATTTCACAATTCTCCTCCATCATATCAATAACACATCCAATGAGGTGCAATCAAGAATCAGAAATAGACTGACAAAATAGATACACTTCAACCATCAATAAAAGGTATCACAAGGACCATAACATTAGAAGACTTTAATATGGTACCAATAGGAATTCCTAAGGGATAATCTTCCAATTGGGAGAATTGAGTCACTCCTATAacaaagaatttcaaattttcagggATCTCTAGATGACCCAGCATGACAAAGCACTAGGGGACCAGGAGCTCCGCAGCAGATCAATTGTCAGTGAATTCGTAATCGACAAGAAAAATAATTTGAGGTTCATCGTCCACAATGGAATGGAATTGTCTACATCGCTATCGTCATTAACATTGGCAATACCTGAGCAAAATTAATGGTCAATGTCAAATAAAAAgcaacaattcagaagattttctgaaattgattttcgtctgatgaaggagtctgaggATGGCTGAGGCGAACCCCGAGGCCTCGGGCCTGCGGCCCGAGGCGTATCAGCTCGAAAAGGCGAATCAGCCCGAAAAGGCGAAGCCGCGAGGAAGATAGACTTCATGAGTTTCTGAAGCAGCACGAAGTCCTCGATTTATTATATCTAGGGAATTCAGATGCCCAAATTGCAACGAACCTTGCACATTTCTTAGAGACAGATGTCTGCAATTCATCTAGTGTTGTTGTACAATCACGAAGGAGAGTTCGGGTGAAATGCAATTCCACCCAGTCTGCTAAAAAAAATACATTCTTCAGCAATAGCAAAGTCTCGTTCCGAAATATGCAGAATCGTTGCATATTGGTTGAATAAGTTCAAGCAGGAGGATCTTAAATCTGAAATGGCTTGGGACAGTCACACAGTAGTCGATTGGGTGAGTTTTTGTCGGGACGTTTGCTTCATTATTGTAAGTGAAAATTCAGAACCTTTAGGCGGAGTGGGCAAAATTGTGGAAATTGACGAGGCAAAATTCGGACGACGTAAACATAATAGGGGTAGGGTAATCGACGGCCAGTGGATTTTTGGGGGGATAGAGAGGGAAACTAAAAAAGTTTTCCTGGTACCTGTCGCTAACAGGAGCTAGGATACCCTGTTAGAAATATGTAATTAGGCAATGGATCCTACCAGGAACTACGATTATGTCAGATTGTTGGAAGGCTTATGATTGTTTAAATCAGGAAGGTTTCCAACATCTCACTGTAAAGCACAGTTTGAATTTCGTAGATCCGGTCTCGGGTGTGCACACTCAAAATGTAGAGAGAATGTGGAGGAATGTGAGGAACGACAAACGACATCCCAAAATTTGGTTAATTTCTCGAATTAATGATTTTAGATTTTAGTTGAGAATTCGATAGTACTCTAATGCACTTCTATTTGATATATTACAAGAAAACAAAGAGTACagtaaaaaaaatatggaaatattgTAGAATTAGAATAAGGGGTTATGggaatggatgaaaaaattttctgatctTCTCTTATTCTAATTGTACGATATATTGGGAGTTAAATTACTTTGAGAAATATTGTAGAATATTTCTTAAAAATATATGTTAGCAAATTATCAAAAAACGTGTGTTTCTGTGAACCATAAAGTTTGTTACCTCGTAGCAAAATTTCGTAGCTACCACCTCCTTATTCGATACATACTTCACTAAGAAACAGTTAGCTGGGAGTATAGTGAAAACGAATTTTCAGGGTACACTTAGGGAATCCCTTACGCTAAGGATTATTTAGATAGGGATCcttggtgaaaacgggcattaGGCCCGGTACTTACACCTATATTGTGAATAAGTATTtgtcaaataattttcaatctTATTATTATGTAAATCAgtacgttcaaaaaaattcgtcgtcaagtaggctatggaaatttgaatgtcaatatttcgtATCTAAACGTGATTCGTAGCTTgtgctgtactattttccaggtgagcTATCAAGTATAGATCAGAATGATGTAGATTAGAAACTTCTATATTACGAGACAAAATGGTTTTTCTGCGGTGTCACTCAACCTGGGGTGATCctttcaatatatatatatatatggaaaAGGTGACGCTGGAAGAAAGTATTTATATTTCCTTCAAATCAAAGTACAAGGAGAGATTTGTGTCCTGTCATTAGAAATTTCGAAGATTTAATAtgaatgtttgaaaatattttttggcaAGTTTTTCATCCTCTTTAGgtaataaagaaaattttcagttaacttttttcctatattttcGGCAAGTTTACATCCTCTTTAGGTAATGAAGAACATTTTCAGTTAACTATTCTATATTTACCTATTGAGTTTTCAAATGGACTTGTTCACATGTTGTAACGAACGATACTGCCAATTTTATCTACATATAAAATGAAAtgattcaattttattcatttttttccacTATTGATCAATAAGTATCAGaacaagtatatatatataaaagttATTTGTTATTATTTACGATGTTATGGTAACAAGAAAAAAATGGCTAGTCAGTCAGATATATTTTTAGAATAAACAATTCTGGGATCGAATaaattgatttttgattttatAAGTTGCGATTCTGTTGGTGGAAATGATAATATATAaatgaaatttgaattcaaCGTTCAAATTGGCGAATCCAGAAGAAACACTTTAGCTCAAGCACAAGAAAACAATACCTGAAATGATTCTATTATATTGTATTTCCTTTTGAAGATGAGGGAAGATATAAATAGGAAATTTGATGAGCAttccaaaaaaattgttgaacaaTCTTAAAAAAATGTAGGAAATTGgagaaaaatacttttttctacaagcgtgcgcgttcaacctttttcccgcacgcatttcaagttgcaaagagtcacttttccaaaacgtgcgggaaaaacgcctgctatttctttcccgcacgcaaatgcgtgcgggaatggattagcaggggtttttcccgcacgcaaatcttatagaataaattaaattctatcatgtctctatgcaccgaacgtcaacgatgagtaacccatggtaacgacatgcagaattacgtctgtcattttatatgaattaatcaaatgagatatgatctgcatcgtgcaattgatatatttatatatttggcgcttgtagaaaaaatattgttcctaactcttgcggaaagtgtcttgcccgcactcaactgcttacccgaactctgcttcgcatcgttcgggcaacggcaatTTCGTGCgtgcaagtatcactttccgcacttgataggaaaataactattaaaattggaaaataaatgaaatacagagGAATGTTGAAAAccaaaattcaacatttgctgAAGTGCTGAACGAAGAAAATTCTTGTACGTCGGAAACAATCAATTTGGGGAACAACAAATCgaatttctattgaaaaataatggacgaagaagaaagaaaaatgaaagaaattggAACATCGCCAAGAAAAGAAAATGGGAGAGTATCATCCAAAAAGTGAGAGGAAAAATGAAACAGATTAGAGTGAAATATGTTAAGAAGATGTGGAGAAAGAAACGGAGAGCATATTATGTTCAAGAAGGAAGACTTAGATTAAAAGTTGATGAACATTTTTTGTGTGTAAAATtaagtttgaaaaatttaaaatgtttattcccaaaatttttaatttttttcgtttatttgtTGTTTGTTTTTCGGTATATTTATGCCTTGTTTGTTCGTTATTCTTATTGTTCTTTAGTTTTTTTAGGCCGAATTGAGATCGCAGGAATCCCTAAACAAATAAGCTCAGTCAATTGGACATGTAATTAATTTTTGTGGCGAATACCGGAAAATCGAGTTTTCACGCCCTTTTTTTTAATTCACCTAACCGCAACAAATTTCATCTTCAAAAATTCACTGATGTGTGTATTATTTTCTATTAACAAaatgaatatctgaaatatGCTTCAAACGTGCGAATTGGTAATTGAAAGTAATAGTTTTACAGCTTCATTGGGAACGAAAGTGTTCCcattaaagctgactgaccagctgtgtcccgattggacgttgactgactatcataattttgatttacataccaaaatacaaaagtttataaagtttcagccttaagaaattgattttattatgtcggtaatcacgacatgtttgatcgcgcaccagaggcacatgttctaacatccacttgactgaccgcagcattttgttgtatattatgattgtaatcacctgagaaaaaatcaggcttaagaaattcagagagattttttggctctggctctccgTCTATACGTATTTGTATTTGTAGAAGAAAAGTTTTTCTTCCACAGACTATTAATTTTAGTAATGAGACAGTTGCTGCTTATTTCAGATACTTTTGTTCAGCTCCTCTTATATAGAGTTCGTTGAGTAGGTAATGAATTTGTGCATACCTACTTCTTGCTCCGTCCTAACAGAAGAAACCATAGCTTGACCCCATTTCAAAACAAGTTCCCCATAGTGGACAAAGGAATAGTGCCTTCTTCGCTACCATCAACGATATAAAACCTATATAAGTCACTAGATCATCATATCCCATTCAGTTTCGAAATTATTGAATAGAAGATTACACAGTGGAGGTGGCTGTGAATGTAAAATGAAACAGGTACGTCTAGAAAAATTGTTCCATCATTTTCTCTGATAAATTGGGATCATGTGAAACTACAGTCTATTCACACCGAGTTGATTTcgaagtttttttcatttgattgaaAAACATTAAGTTTGATGaggtatttcaatgaaaaaagtcTATTGTATTATGTAACTCTTTACAGGGTACGATATATTGCTGTTTCCGTTTTacttttttcgtttcagaaaatTCACAATTAAAACTCTGctaatgttttcaatttttgattgcCAAAACCCCTGATTCTGTTTTGTGATGCCTGAGGATGGCGAGTTGCCGAATTGCTTTGCAAAATATATGTGGAGGGAACTTTCTTTATTGAAATACCTGCAAGAGATCCTGACAAATCAGGCAGATTTATCATAATATAACTATTAATTGCTTTTCATAACATCTTATATGCAATAAACAATTGAATTTTCTCTATTTGCAGGTACTTGGGATTATAATTACGACAATATTTTTCTGGTTCTTCTCAACCGGTGGAGCATATTCAATTCCACAGCAGTACGACTACCAAACACTTATTCACTCAAACAATGACTACATACCAAATATATACGGGTCATACAGAAGCGGCTGGAGAGGAAATTATCGGGTTCGTCCGTCAATAGTTGCAACGACGGTTGTTGAAGCTGTAACAGAAAAATCTCCAAAAGGATGGAAAAGAGGATATGACACCTACAGGAGAGAATCTTCTTATGGAAATGTAAAAGGCTGGAAGCTGAGAACTAGCAGCTATTTTCGATAATATAGACATGCATGTGAAtgtaaaatgatgaaatgaaatattaaatatCATTGGGGGTTACGGTCAGAGGTATAAGAAAAGCATTTAAAACACAACTTAGGCGTATTTTGCTTACTGTTTTGGGTATTTTATATTTTGACGAGGGAAGAAATGGATAATTCtaatagagaaaaaattatgtatggaaaattgtAGGTACATATGATTTGTAATAAACGAGTCTGATGAAAAAGTGTGTTATTTAGTCTGAAATAGATGCTCCacccgcaactcttcgtgtcggtcagATACGAGGTTTTAACgggtaaaagggctacgataaaagtcatAGACAACCTAGCATAAATAAACACCTAGCAtgtgttcgtatttgtttacgttttgaaatcatggcggacaatagtgttcaaaatatttcaaaaactgattccgcgaggctttcgctggcggaTAAAAGCCGTAATAAACTGCTGGGTAGACAGACTCCCGATTTAcatttaacccaggcagataaaactgCAAAAACTTCTTACACAAGacgattctcaagacaagtgtatgAGAAAAACAAGTGGATATGTGGATGTGTTACTGTGAATGCGTTGTTTTGCTTTCTTTGCTTATTATTCAACTCCGCTGGAAGTGACAACGTGTGGGCAAAGGCAGGATTTAGAGATGTGAAGCTCccgaatgaaaaaattaagaagcatgagctatctgccaagcatgtaaattgttcgacagaattagcttttctgggtATGACTAATATCTctgctcaattagattcagcATCCGGCATAATATTAtgcacaacgagcaagtagataagaacagatatgttttaaaaagaattataagtagcatcaaattttgcggtaaaatggttttaaaatttcttatttttgttattattttaAAAGCACCCTCCTTGTGAACAAGATCACAAGCCGCCACTGGGAATCATCAAAGGAAAGTGTACGCAGTTTGATGCAGCAGCAGTTTGATGTGAATTCATCTAGCTGTTTTTCTATGAATATGATCGACGGTTTCAGATATCTAGATGTTCAATCGAAACAATCTTCAGAAAAATGATGGAAGCATAAAAAACTTGCATTTTTGGGGATAAACACAAGGTTTGTCCGCAAGAcattcgaataaaaaaatttaatatttcctCATATCATAAATATATGAATTATCCTAGTATACCCGAAATATTTCGACTAATGTTTGTTTTCAAATTTGACactaataagaaaaaatattgataGGCAATAATCATAGACATATTATTAAACACATGACTTATGGCCGTTTCGCTTTGCGAAAAACGAAAAATCCCGTATGATCCTTCGTGGAAGAAGATTGACCTTAGATGAAACACTATTAGCCTTTTCTTATTGGAGAAGTTGCTTTCAGGTTACAGATTTCTACGCAGATTCTTTTCATTGCCAAGGCCTAGTACTCTCAACACCATTCTGAGTGAGTTCATTTAAGGGCTGGTATAAGTGAAGAGGTCGTACAAACTTGGTGGAAAATATGGCAAAAGAAGATGAAGTCTGCGCTATATAATGTTTGATGAAATATCGATCAAGAAGCTCCATTACTGTACTAAAACCAAAGGGAAGATAAAATTTATGGGTATTTCATGGTACTCAAGGACGATCACCCGAAGTGCATCTTATGCCATCGTTTTTCGTAGGCCGAAAATTCAccgaaacaacttctttttccatatctctcaaacggtgcctggacaaatgaaaaaaataggcgaacaaacatggacctacgatggacaaacgaccctgaaattgtTGTTctaaaattcgcatttggggggtgccagcttcacatagctgcTCGAGTTCCATAACCAGAGCCAGGGGGACATAAACGGAACCACTTAAGCCAGTCAGCGGACTGAGAAGATCCCCctgtttttaaaaaaaaaacagactgCGTAAGTACAATGAGACCTAATAGGAAGGGGGATACTGATTGAATTAGGGAAAAAAGTGAACAAATACGAAACGATAGCTCGTTAGAGaagaaagtaaaaaaaattattgtttttctaaAAGAAGGCATCATTGTAGCAACCTCTGCAAAAGTTTGCATGATCAAAACTTCAATATTGGAAATTTTATTACGAAGAAAGCAATCATATGTCATATTAATTGGAAG comes from the Coccinella septempunctata chromosome 2, icCocSept1.1, whole genome shotgun sequence genome and includes:
- the LOC123306875 gene encoding uncharacterized protein LOC123306875 — protein: MKQVLGIIITTIFFWFFSTGGAYSIPQQYDYQTLIHSNNDYIPNIYGSYRSGWRGNYRVRPSIVATTVVEAVTEKSPKGWKRGYDTYRRESSYGNVKGWKLRTSSYFR